One Keratinibaculum paraultunense genomic window carries:
- the atpC gene encoding ATP synthase F1 subunit epsilon, giving the protein MGFMLKIVAPDREFFSGEVDRVIVRGIEGDLAVLKNRAPIVTPLAIGKIRILEGDKERIAAVTNGYLSVTKEETTIITDAAEWPEEIDVERAKEAKLRAEKRLKEMPEGLDIARAELALKRALNRLEVANLKKFDDGKFK; this is encoded by the coding sequence ATGGGTTTTATGTTAAAGATAGTAGCTCCTGATAGGGAATTTTTTTCTGGAGAAGTGGATAGAGTAATAGTTCGGGGAATAGAAGGAGATTTGGCTGTATTAAAAAACAGAGCTCCAATTGTTACACCTTTAGCCATTGGGAAAATTAGGATACTTGAAGGTGATAAAGAAAGAATTGCAGCAGTTACAAATGGGTATTTAAGTGTAACTAAGGAAGAAACTACTATTATTACTGATGCTGCTGAATGGCCTGAAGAGATAGATGTAGAAAGAGCTAAAGAAGCAAAATTAAGAGCAGAAAAGCGGTTAAAAGAAATGCCTGAAGGTTTAGATATAGCTAGGGCTGAATTAGCTTTAAAGCGAGCACTAAATAGGTTAGAAGTGGCAAATTTAAAAAAATTTGACGATGGTAAATTTAAATAA
- the atpD gene encoding F0F1 ATP synthase subunit beta — protein MKKNIGKIVQIIGPVVDIRFSDENLPELLNAIEIDNHGERLVVEVAQHIGDNTVRCVAMGTTDGLIRGMEAVDTGKPITVPVGKETLGRLFNVLGEPIDEKGEVKAKQTLPIHRPAPSFEEQETSREIFETGIKVVDLIAPYSKGGKIGLFGGAGVGKTVLIMELINNIAIQHGGISVFAGVGERTREGNDLYYEMIESGVIDKTTLVFGQMNEPPGSRMRVGLTGLTMAEYFRDVEGQDVLLFIDNIFRFTQAGSEVSALLGRMPSAVGYQPTLATEMGALQERITSTKKGSITSVQAVYVPADDLTDPAPATTFAHLDATTVLSRQIAELGIYPAVDPLDSTSRILDPEVVGEEHYEVARGVQEVLQRYKDLQDIIAILGIDELSDEDKLTVSRARKIQRFLSQPFFVAEQFTGMKGRYVPINETVRGFKEILEGKHDDVPEQAFFMVGTIDEVLEKAKKMEG, from the coding sequence ATGAAAAAGAACATAGGAAAAATAGTCCAGATAATAGGCCCCGTAGTGGATATTAGATTTAGTGATGAAAATTTACCAGAGCTATTAAATGCTATTGAAATAGATAATCATGGGGAAAGATTAGTTGTAGAAGTAGCCCAACACATTGGTGATAATACCGTTAGATGTGTAGCAATGGGTACTACAGATGGTCTTATAAGAGGTATGGAAGCAGTTGATACAGGGAAACCTATAACAGTACCTGTTGGAAAGGAGACTTTGGGCAGACTATTTAATGTATTAGGTGAACCTATAGATGAAAAAGGAGAAGTAAAAGCAAAACAAACATTACCTATTCACAGACCTGCACCATCTTTTGAAGAACAAGAAACTTCAAGAGAAATATTTGAAACGGGTATCAAAGTAGTAGATTTAATTGCACCTTATTCAAAAGGTGGAAAGATAGGATTATTTGGAGGAGCTGGAGTAGGTAAAACTGTTTTGATAATGGAGCTTATAAATAATATAGCAATTCAACACGGTGGTATTTCTGTATTTGCAGGAGTAGGAGAAAGAACCAGAGAAGGGAATGACCTTTACTACGAAATGATTGAATCAGGAGTTATAGATAAAACTACTCTAGTATTTGGGCAGATGAATGAGCCACCAGGATCAAGAATGAGAGTTGGACTTACAGGACTTACTATGGCAGAATATTTTAGAGATGTAGAGGGGCAAGATGTATTATTATTCATCGATAATATATTTAGATTTACCCAAGCTGGTTCAGAAGTTTCGGCTCTTTTAGGTAGGATGCCTTCAGCAGTAGGTTATCAGCCTACATTGGCAACAGAAATGGGTGCACTTCAAGAGAGGATTACCTCTACAAAGAAAGGTTCCATAACTTCAGTGCAAGCTGTATATGTACCTGCTGATGACTTAACAGACCCAGCACCAGCTACTACATTTGCACACTTAGATGCTACTACAGTATTATCAAGGCAAATAGCTGAACTAGGTATATATCCAGCGGTAGATCCACTAGATTCAACTTCAAGGATTTTAGATCCAGAAGTAGTAGGTGAGGAGCATTATGAAGTAGCTAGAGGTGTACAAGAAGTATTACAAAGATATAAAGACCTACAGGATATAATAGCTATATTAGGAATAGATGAGCTTTCGGATGAAGATAAGTTGACAGTTTCTAGAGCAAGGAAGATTCAAAGATTTTTATCTCAACCATTCTTTGTAGCAGAACAATTTACAGGAATGAAAGGGAGATATGTACCTATTAATGAAACTGTAAGAGGTTTTAAAGAGATATTAGAAGGAAAACATGATGATGTCCCTGAGCAAGCCTTTTTTATGGTAGGAACCATCGATGAAGTATTGGAAAAAGCTAAGAAGATGGAGGGATAA
- the atpG gene encoding ATP synthase F1 subunit gamma, with product MAETTRDIKRRIRGISNTKQITKAMELVSSAKLKKAREKMAKSRPYYNTIYDNIKQVLRETGNIKHPYLDVRDVKNSLYIVITADRGLAGGFNSNVIRKAEENIRNKKDNIYLITVGLKGREYFKRRGYKIAGEFVGMTEEPDFSHAQDIGKIVMDMFEKEEIDEVYMVYTEFITTISQKVKKLKLLPSEAIREGVSKKGTVIEFEPSPEEVLDYLIPKYIESVIYGALIESSSSQQGARRTAMESATDNAEEMIEELELSYNRARQAAITAEISEIVSGAEALK from the coding sequence TTGGCTGAAACAACACGGGATATTAAAAGACGGATACGAGGAATATCCAACACTAAGCAGATAACTAAGGCTATGGAATTGGTATCTTCAGCAAAGCTTAAAAAAGCAAGGGAAAAGATGGCAAAGTCTAGACCATATTATAATACAATATATGATAATATAAAACAGGTTTTAAGAGAAACAGGAAATATTAAGCATCCTTATTTAGATGTAAGAGATGTGAAAAATTCCTTATATATAGTTATAACTGCTGATAGAGGTTTAGCAGGAGGATTCAATTCTAATGTTATTAGGAAAGCAGAAGAAAATATTAGAAATAAAAAAGATAATATTTATCTAATAACAGTTGGATTAAAGGGTAGAGAATATTTTAAAAGAAGAGGATATAAAATAGCAGGTGAATTTGTAGGTATGACAGAAGAGCCTGATTTTTCTCACGCACAGGATATAGGTAAAATAGTAATGGATATGTTTGAAAAGGAAGAAATAGATGAAGTATATATGGTTTATACTGAATTTATTACTACCATTTCACAAAAGGTAAAAAAATTGAAATTGCTTCCTAGTGAAGCAATAAGAGAAGGTGTTAGTAAAAAAGGAACTGTAATAGAGTTTGAGCCTTCTCCAGAAGAAGTATTAGACTATTTGATTCCAAAATATATTGAATCTGTAATATATGGGGCATTAATAGAATCATCTAGCAGTCAACAAGGAGCTAGGCGAACAGCTATGGAATCAGCAACGGATAATGCAGAAGAGATGATAGAAGAGCTAGAATTAAGCTATAATAGAGCTCGTCAAGCAGCTATAACTGCAGAAATTTCGGAGATAGTTTCAGGTGCTGAAGCTCTTAAATAA
- the atpA gene encoding F0F1 ATP synthase subunit alpha: MALRPEEISSVIKEQIKRYEKKLDMVDVGTVIQVGDGIARVHGLERCMAGELIEFPGEVYGMALNLEEDNVGCVLLGPDKGIKEGDIVKKTDRIVEVPVGDVMIGRVVNALGQPIDGKGPINAKKFRPIERIAPGVITRKSVDQPLQTGIKAIDSMFPIGRGQRELIIGDRQTGKTAIAVDTIINQKDQDVICIYVAIGQKQSTVAQIVDVFEKEGAMDYTIVVSATASELAPLQYIAPYAGVSMGEEFMDQGKDVLIVYDDLSKHAIAYRAMSLLLRRPPGREAYPGDVFYLHSRLLERSAKLDEKYGGGSITALPIVETLAGDISAYIPTNVISITDGQIFLETDLFFAGQRPAINTGLSVSRVGGAAQIEAMKKVAGSLKLELAQYRDLAAFAQFGSELDKDTRERLAQGERIMEILKQPQYRPVSVEHQVIILYVALNKYLTDIPVDEISQFEGDFLNFVDNNYPEIVESIKETKDLTEETEQKIIEAIEEFKKSI, encoded by the coding sequence ATGGCGTTAAGACCAGAAGAAATTAGTTCTGTTATAAAAGAACAGATAAAAAGATACGAAAAAAAGCTTGATATGGTAGATGTAGGTACTGTCATCCAAGTAGGAGATGGTATTGCAAGAGTTCATGGACTAGAAAGATGTATGGCTGGAGAATTAATTGAATTTCCTGGAGAAGTATATGGAATGGCACTAAATTTAGAAGAAGATAATGTAGGTTGTGTGCTATTAGGTCCTGATAAAGGTATAAAAGAAGGAGATATAGTTAAAAAAACTGATAGGATAGTAGAAGTCCCTGTTGGGGATGTAATGATAGGTAGAGTAGTAAATGCCTTAGGGCAACCTATAGATGGTAAAGGACCTATAAATGCTAAAAAATTTAGACCTATTGAAAGAATAGCTCCAGGGGTTATTACTAGGAAATCTGTAGATCAACCTTTACAGACTGGGATAAAAGCTATTGACTCCATGTTCCCTATAGGTCGTGGGCAAAGGGAACTTATAATTGGAGATAGGCAAACAGGTAAAACTGCTATAGCAGTGGATACTATAATAAATCAAAAGGATCAAGATGTTATATGTATATATGTAGCCATTGGACAAAAACAATCTACAGTGGCTCAAATAGTAGATGTGTTTGAAAAAGAAGGTGCTATGGATTATACAATTGTAGTTTCAGCTACAGCTAGTGAGTTAGCACCATTACAATATATTGCGCCTTATGCTGGAGTGAGCATGGGGGAAGAATTTATGGATCAAGGCAAGGATGTACTTATTGTGTATGATGATTTATCTAAACACGCTATAGCTTATAGAGCTATGTCCTTGTTGTTAAGGCGACCACCTGGAAGAGAAGCTTATCCAGGGGATGTATTCTATCTTCACTCAAGATTATTGGAGAGGTCAGCAAAATTAGATGAAAAATATGGAGGAGGAAGCATTACAGCTCTTCCTATTGTAGAAACATTAGCAGGAGATATTTCAGCATACATTCCAACCAATGTTATATCTATAACTGACGGGCAAATATTTTTAGAAACTGACCTATTTTTTGCAGGGCAAAGACCAGCTATAAATACTGGACTTTCTGTATCTAGGGTTGGAGGTGCTGCTCAAATTGAGGCTATGAAGAAAGTAGCAGGAAGTTTAAAATTGGAATTAGCCCAATATAGGGATTTAGCAGCTTTTGCTCAATTTGGTTCAGAATTGGATAAAGATACTAGGGAAAGGTTAGCTCAAGGGGAAAGAATAATGGAGATATTAAAGCAACCTCAATATAGACCAGTAAGTGTGGAACATCAAGTTATAATACTATATGTGGCACTAAATAAATATTTAACTGATATACCAGTAGATGAAATTAGCCAATTTGAAGGAGATTTTTTAAACTTTGTAGATAATAATTATCCTGAAATAGTTGAATCTATAAAGGAAACCAAGGATTTAACAGAAGAGACAGAACAGAAAATAATAGAAGCTATTGAAGAATTTAAAAAGAGTATTTAA
- a CDS encoding F0F1 ATP synthase subunit delta yields MAKLISNRYAYALFEAGLELNKLDEFKKDLEIIVHTLDMEPQIQDILSHPKISKNEKKDFVSNVFGKMVCQEMINFLYVIIDKRRESYFMSISNEFKKLFNEHENILEVTAITAVPMDKKAQDRLKVILGNKMNKTINLRNVVDKDIIGGVLLRIENKIIDGTIKGQLESMEKVIKNVSL; encoded by the coding sequence ATGGCAAAATTAATAAGTAATAGATATGCCTATGCTCTATTTGAAGCTGGTTTGGAATTAAATAAATTGGATGAATTTAAAAAGGATCTTGAAATTATAGTTCATACATTGGATATGGAGCCACAAATTCAAGATATATTATCCCATCCAAAAATTTCAAAGAATGAAAAAAAGGATTTTGTATCAAATGTATTTGGGAAAATGGTATGTCAAGAGATGATAAACTTTTTATATGTCATAATAGATAAAAGACGTGAAAGCTATTTTATGAGTATATCTAATGAGTTTAAAAAGTTGTTTAATGAACATGAAAATATTTTAGAAGTTACTGCTATAACAGCGGTACCTATGGACAAAAAGGCACAAGATAGATTAAAAGTAATACTTGGCAACAAAATGAATAAAACAATAAACTTAAGAAATGTTGTAGATAAAGATATAATAGGAGGAGTACTACTAAGAATAGAAAACAAAATCATAGATGGAACCATAAAAGGGCAGTTAGAATCAATGGAAAAAGTTATAAAGAACGTATCATTATAG
- the atpF gene encoding F0F1 ATP synthase subunit B translates to MDIQVRVIPDFVSMILVLLAFLVLLLILGKLLYKPVSEALEKRRENIQKNIDDAKASKEEALALKKEYETKILEAKKESQEIIEQGRKRGEEVRESIIIEAKEEANNIIEKAKKEIQVEKEKAILDVQMKAGDMAVLIASKVIKENIDMAKQQDLINKFVDEVGTKEWQN, encoded by the coding sequence ATGGATATACAAGTAAGAGTCATACCAGATTTCGTTTCTATGATCTTAGTCCTGTTAGCATTCTTAGTGCTATTACTTATACTTGGGAAATTATTATATAAACCAGTTTCAGAAGCATTGGAAAAAAGACGTGAAAATATACAAAAAAATATAGATGATGCAAAAGCCTCTAAGGAAGAAGCATTAGCTTTAAAAAAAGAATATGAAACTAAAATACTAGAAGCTAAGAAGGAATCTCAAGAGATAATAGAGCAAGGCAGAAAACGAGGAGAAGAAGTTAGAGAAAGCATTATAATTGAAGCAAAAGAAGAAGCAAATAATATAATAGAGAAGGCAAAAAAGGAAATACAAGTAGAAAAAGAAAAAGCTATTTTGGATGTACAGATGAAGGCAGGAGATATGGCAGTTTTAATTGCATCAAAAGTAATAAAAGAGAATATAGATATGGCAAAACAACAGGATTTAATAAACAAATTTGTAGATGAGGTAGGTACAAAAGAATGGCAAAATTAA
- the atpE gene encoding ATP synthase F0 subunit C: MLQGITSEAFILGCSAIGAGLAMIAGIGPGIGQGHAAGRGAEAVGRQPEAQADIVRTMLLGQAVAETTGIYGLIIAIILLFVRPLLTAYLNLGL; this comes from the coding sequence ATGTTACAAGGAATAACTAGTGAAGCTTTTATATTAGGATGTTCAGCAATAGGAGCAGGTCTTGCTATGATAGCAGGTATAGGACCTGGAATTGGGCAAGGTCATGCAGCAGGTAGAGGAGCAGAAGCAGTAGGAAGACAACCAGAAGCACAAGCTGATATTGTTAGGACTATGCTTTTAGGTCAGGCAGTAGCAGAGACAACTGGTATATATGGCTTAATAATAGCTATAATACTACTATTTGTTAGACCACTATTAACAGCATATTTAAATCTAGGATTATAA
- the atpB gene encoding F0F1 ATP synthase subunit A, protein MTIEFVVNMFGKTFVIPETVVNVWLIVIVLFIFALIVNSKVKKLKVDEKPSNFLNVIEMYVEIINNLVKDTMGKKHIKSFGPYIFTLMTFLLFANLIGLIGFTPPTSDYSVTLTLALITFTLTQFFGLKNNGFVGYLKGFTEPIALLTPLNVIGEIANPVSLSFRLFGNVMAGTLLMTLIYNAVGFFAPLVAPLPHAYFDIFSGVLQSFIFTMLTMVFIGGNLD, encoded by the coding sequence TTGACAATTGAGTTTGTAGTAAATATGTTTGGGAAAACATTTGTCATACCAGAAACTGTTGTAAATGTATGGCTCATAGTTATTGTATTATTTATATTTGCTTTAATTGTAAATAGTAAAGTGAAAAAATTAAAGGTAGATGAAAAGCCTTCAAATTTCTTAAATGTGATTGAGATGTATGTAGAGATTATAAACAATTTAGTTAAAGATACTATGGGTAAGAAGCATATAAAAAGTTTTGGACCCTATATATTTACCCTCATGACATTTTTGTTATTTGCTAATTTAATTGGTTTAATAGGTTTTACACCACCAACATCAGATTATAGTGTAACCCTTACATTGGCTTTAATAACATTTACATTAACCCAATTCTTTGGGCTTAAGAACAATGGTTTTGTAGGGTATTTAAAAGGATTTACTGAACCTATAGCTCTTTTAACACCACTTAATGTTATAGGTGAAATAGCTAATCCTGTATCTCTATCTTTCCGTTTGTTTGGAAATGTAATGGCTGGAACACTACTTATGACATTAATTTATAATGCAGTAGGATTTTTTGCACCATTAGTTGCACCACTACCTCATGCTTATTTTGATATATTTTCAGGTGTATTACAAAGTTTTATATTCACCATGTTAACCATGGTGTTTATAGGTGGAAATTTAGATTAA
- a CDS encoding ATP synthase subunit I, which translates to MFNDENIVDTIIKRTIILSFIIIGIIIIGIKNPEPFVLGYIFGVSVNILTFKLMEKSIEKAVTMEPSKAYGYSVKQYMIRYLIYAIVLTVGVLADYLSILTIVLGLFMIKIVILSMAVVDQLKNKFK; encoded by the coding sequence ATGTTTAACGACGAAAATATAGTAGATACTATAATAAAACGAACTATTATACTAAGTTTTATAATTATTGGAATAATAATTATTGGAATAAAGAATCCAGAGCCCTTTGTATTAGGATATATATTTGGAGTAAGTGTTAATATACTAACCTTTAAACTTATGGAAAAATCTATAGAAAAAGCTGTAACTATGGAACCATCAAAGGCATATGGATATTCAGTAAAACAATATATGATAAGATATCTTATATATGCAATAGTTTTAACTGTAGGTGTATTGGCTGATTATTTAAGTATTTTGACAATAGTTTTAGGGCTTTTTATGATAAAAATTGTTATTTTGTCTATGGCAGTTGTTGATCAACTTAAAAATAAATTTAAATAA
- a CDS encoding AtpZ/AtpI family protein: MSKKKNKNMYKNLVFITQVGLSIIAPILLGVYLGDLLDKKLNKDMIFKLIFILIGAGAGFLNLFKLIDKK; encoded by the coding sequence TTGAGCAAGAAGAAAAACAAAAATATGTACAAAAATTTAGTTTTTATAACTCAAGTAGGTTTATCTATTATAGCTCCTATATTATTGGGTGTTTATTTAGGTGATTTATTGGATAAGAAGCTTAATAAGGATATGATATTTAAATTGATATTTATACTTATAGGTGCAGGAGCTGGTTTTTTAAATTTATTTAAGCTTATAGATAAAAAGTAA
- the wecB gene encoding non-hydrolyzing UDP-N-acetylglucosamine 2-epimerase, whose translation MKVLTVFGTRPEGIKMAPIIKVMEKTEGIENIICITAQHREMLDQVLNIFDIEPDYDLNIFKPGQTLTEITTRALEGLERVIIETNPDVLLVQGDTTTVFSGALAAFYQKVKIGHVEAGLRSGNLYSPYPEEANRRLTGVLTDFHFAPTENNRQNLLREGYPDDRIFITGNTVIDALNYVVKEDYEFKDSKLNSIDYKNKRVILLTSHRRENIGKPMEDIFSAVRDIVNKYSDVELIFPIHLNPKVRDIAHRVFDNQERVHIIEPLDYEPFTNLMARSYLVVTDSGGLQEEAPSLGKPVLVIREETERPEGIEAGTAKLVGTQYDNVYRELDILLSNEEEYHKMANAVNPYGDGKASERIVDIISQNYKYSK comes from the coding sequence ATTAAAGTATTGACTGTATTTGGGACAAGACCTGAAGGAATTAAGATGGCTCCTATAATAAAAGTAATGGAGAAAACTGAAGGGATTGAAAATATCATATGTATAACAGCTCAACACAGAGAGATGTTAGATCAAGTGTTAAATATATTTGATATAGAGCCAGATTATGATTTAAATATATTTAAACCAGGACAAACTTTAACGGAAATAACGACAAGAGCATTGGAAGGATTAGAAAGGGTAATAATAGAAACAAATCCTGATGTATTACTGGTTCAAGGAGATACCACTACGGTGTTTTCTGGAGCTTTGGCAGCTTTTTATCAAAAGGTAAAAATAGGGCATGTGGAAGCAGGACTTCGATCAGGAAATCTATATTCCCCCTACCCTGAAGAAGCTAATAGAAGACTTACAGGTGTTCTAACTGATTTTCATTTCGCACCTACAGAGAACAATAGACAAAATTTATTAAGGGAAGGTTATCCTGATGATAGGATATTTATCACAGGAAATACTGTTATAGATGCCCTTAACTATGTAGTAAAAGAGGACTATGAATTTAAAGATTCAAAATTAAACAGTATAGATTATAAAAATAAAAGGGTGATACTTTTAACCTCCCATAGAAGGGAAAATATTGGAAAGCCTATGGAAGATATATTTTCTGCTGTAAGGGATATAGTTAACAAATATTCTGATGTGGAATTGATATTTCCCATTCATTTAAATCCTAAAGTTAGAGATATAGCACATAGAGTATTTGATAATCAAGAGAGAGTACATATAATAGAACCCTTGGACTATGAACCGTTTACAAACCTAATGGCTAGATCCTATTTAGTAGTTACAGATTCAGGAGGACTTCAAGAGGAAGCCCCTAGCTTAGGAAAACCAGTACTGGTAATAAGGGAAGAGACTGAAAGACCTGAGGGAATAGAAGCAGGTACTGCAAAATTAGTAGGTACTCAATATGATAATGTTTATAGGGAATTAGATATTTTATTATCCAATGAAGAAGAATACCATAAAATGGCTAATGCAGTAAATCCCTATGGAGATGGGAAAGCATCAGAGAGAATTGTAGATATAATATCCCAAAATTATAAGTATAGTAAATAA
- a CDS encoding glycosyltransferase family 4 protein, which produces MEYIIMPFIISLALSLSMTPVVKKIAVKLGAMDVPKDERRVHKKPMPLMGGLAIYISVIITSLIFLPLNKTLISILIGGSIICVSGIIDDIKDLSPKMKLVFQIVAAIVLIIGDVKIDAITNPFTKTTKLIELGVFSIPITIFWVVGITNTLNLIDGLDGLAAGVAMIASLSFLFVAGKFNYVPVMIISSIIAGSCLGFLPYNFNPASIFMGDTGALFLGFMLASLSIEGVMKSVATIAVVVPIIILGVPIFDTTFAIFRRLLNGKSIAEADKGHLHHRLLKMGYSQKKTVLILYGISAIFGICAGLIAKTNSKRAVIMSIVVFIITILLAGKMGLYNSKKEE; this is translated from the coding sequence ATGGAGTATATTATTATGCCATTTATTATATCATTAGCTTTATCATTATCCATGACTCCAGTAGTCAAAAAAATAGCAGTAAAACTTGGTGCAATGGATGTTCCTAAAGATGAAAGAAGAGTACATAAAAAGCCTATGCCTTTAATGGGAGGCTTAGCTATATATATATCGGTTATTATCACTTCGCTGATATTCCTTCCCTTAAATAAGACTCTCATCTCTATTTTAATTGGAGGAAGTATTATATGTGTTTCAGGAATAATAGATGATATAAAGGATTTAAGTCCTAAGATGAAATTGGTATTTCAAATAGTGGCAGCTATTGTATTGATTATTGGAGATGTTAAAATAGATGCAATAACTAATCCATTCACCAAAACTACTAAATTGATAGAACTAGGTGTTTTTTCCATACCCATAACTATATTTTGGGTAGTAGGAATTACCAACACATTAAATTTAATAGATGGATTAGATGGATTAGCTGCAGGAGTAGCTATGATAGCTAGTTTATCCTTTTTGTTTGTAGCTGGAAAGTTTAATTATGTACCGGTAATGATAATTTCTTCCATAATAGCTGGCAGTTGTTTAGGATTTTTACCTTATAATTTTAACCCAGCTAGTATATTTATGGGTGATACAGGGGCATTGTTTTTAGGATTTATGTTGGCAAGTTTATCTATAGAAGGAGTTATGAAATCGGTAGCTACCATTGCAGTAGTAGTTCCTATTATAATTTTAGGAGTTCCTATATTTGATACTACCTTTGCCATATTTAGAAGATTATTAAATGGTAAATCAATAGCAGAAGCAGACAAGGGGCATCTTCATCATAGACTGCTTAAAATGGGATATTCTCAGAAAAAAACTGTGCTTATATTATATGGAATTAGTGCCATATTTGGAATATGTGCAGGATTAATAGCTAAGACCAATAGTAAAAGGGCTGTTATAATGTCCATAGTAGTGTTTATTATAACAATATTATTAGCAGGAAAAATGGGACTTTATAATTCTAAAAAGGAGGAATAA
- the upp gene encoding uracil phosphoribosyltransferase, whose amino-acid sequence MGKVIVLDHPLIKHKLTFIRDKNTGSKEFRELVKEVSMLMAYEVTRDLPLEEIEIETPITTTKGQIISGKKLGLIPILRAGLGMVDGMLSILPAAKVGHIGLYRDPETLKPVEYYCKLPYDIEERELILLDPMLATGGSATAAIDFLKEKGCNSIKLVCLIAAPEGIDAVQKAHPDVDIYVASIDEKLNEDAYIVPGLGDAGDRLFGTK is encoded by the coding sequence ATGGGGAAAGTTATAGTTTTAGATCATCCACTAATTAAACATAAACTTACATTTATTAGGGACAAGAATACAGGTTCTAAAGAATTTAGAGAGTTGGTAAAAGAAGTGTCCATGCTAATGGCATATGAAGTGACTAGAGATTTACCGCTGGAGGAAATAGAAATAGAAACTCCTATAACTACCACAAAAGGACAGATAATTTCAGGAAAGAAATTAGGACTAATACCTATATTAAGAGCTGGATTAGGCATGGTAGATGGAATGCTTAGTATACTTCCTGCTGCTAAAGTTGGTCATATAGGACTATACAGAGATCCAGAAACATTAAAGCCAGTAGAATATTACTGTAAACTACCCTATGATATTGAAGAAAGGGAATTAATATTATTAGATCCAATGTTAGCCACAGGAGGTTCAGCAACAGCAGCTATAGATTTTTTGAAGGAAAAAGGTTGTAATTCTATAAAACTAGTTTGTTTAATTGCAGCTCCGGAAGGAATAGATGCAGTACAAAAAGCTCACCCAGATGTAGATATATATGTTGCAAGTATAGATGAAAAATTAAATGAAGATGCTTATATAGTTCCAGGCTTAGGAGATGCAGGAGACAGATTATTTGGAACTAAATAG
- the rpiB gene encoding ribose 5-phosphate isomerase B, producing the protein MKIGISSDHGGYELKEYIKEYLDKKNIEYIDYGTNSLDSVDYPDYGLKLAKGVVSGEVDRGIAICGTGIGISITCNKVAGIRCALCSDTYSARMSREHNDANILALGGRVIGKDLALEIVSTWLKAEFQGGRHERRINKISNIES; encoded by the coding sequence ATGAAAATAGGCATAAGTAGTGATCATGGGGGTTATGAACTTAAAGAGTATATAAAGGAATATTTGGATAAAAAAAACATTGAGTATATAGATTATGGCACTAATTCTCTAGATTCAGTTGATTATCCTGATTATGGTCTTAAATTAGCTAAAGGAGTAGTATCAGGAGAAGTAGATAGAGGTATAGCCATATGTGGCACTGGAATAGGAATATCTATCACATGTAATAAAGTAGCTGGAATTAGATGTGCTTTATGTAGCGATACTTACTCAGCAAGAATGAGCAGAGAACATAATGATGCAAACATTTTAGCATTAGGCGGAAGAGTTATAGGAAAGGATTTAGCCCTTGAAATAGTGTCCACTTGGCTAAAGGCAGAATTTCAAGGGGGAAGGCATGAAAGAAGAATAAATAAAATTTCTAATATAGAATCTTAA